The proteins below come from a single Sorghum bicolor cultivar BTx623 chromosome 4, Sorghum_bicolor_NCBIv3, whole genome shotgun sequence genomic window:
- the LOC8056509 gene encoding serine/threonine-protein kinase STY17: MDGAAKKKMTRSISRQLSSGAARLWRQLSLDPHTPRRGGPGPGAGAGARQTRFAIARQSSLDPTPRGGPDGSSAHQQLAVPENLDATMRLLFAACQGDAAGVEELLRSGVDVDSIDLDGRTALHIAACEGQGEVVRLLLDWKANINARDRWGSTPAADAKHYGHFEVYNLLRARGAKVPKTRKTPMAVSNPKEVPEYELNPLELEFRRGEEVTKGTYLAKWYGSKVFVKILDKDSFSDADSINAFKHELTLLEKARHPNLVQFVGAVTQNVPMMIVSEYHQKGDLASYLEMKGRLKPHKAIRFALEIARGLNYLHECKPDPIIHGHLSPKNIVRDDEGQLKVAGFGSLSLTKVSEDKVQMVQPVTKLDNVYIAPEVYKNEPFDRSADVFAFGLILYEMIEGTPAFHPKPQEEAAKMICLEGLRPPFKNKPKYYPSDVKELIQECWDTTPSVRPTFAEIIVRLNKIHASCAKQGRWRDTFKLPWKQTGDR; the protein is encoded by the exons ATGGACGGGGCggcgaagaagaagatgacgcgGAGCATCTCGCGGCAGCTCTCGTCGGGGGCGGCGCGGCTGTGGCGCCAGCTGTCGCTGGACCCGCACACCCCGCGCCGCGGCGGGCCGGGgccgggggcgggggcgggggcacGGCAGACGCGGTTCGCGATCGCGAGGCAGTCGTCGCTCGACCCGACGCCGCGGGGCGGGCCCGACGGGTCGTCGGCGCACCAGCAGCTCGCGGTGCCGGAGAACCTGGACGCCACCATGCGCCTGCTCTTCGCGGCGTGCCAGGGGGACGCCGCCGGGGTGGAGGAGCTGCTCAGGAGCGGGGTGGACGTCGACAGCATCGACCTCGACGGGCGCACGGCGCTGCACATCGCCGCCTGCGAGGGACAGGGGGAGGTCGTGCGCCTGCTGCTCGACTGGAAGGCCAACATCAACGCCCGCGACCGATGGGGTAGCACG CCAGCAGCAGACGCGAAACATTACGGCCACTTCGAAGTATATAATCTTCTGAGAGCAAGAGGAGCAAAAGTTCCG AAAACCAGAAAGACTCCAATGGCTGTGTCAAATCCGAAAGAAGTTCCAGAGTATGAATTGAACCCACTTGAACTGGAGTTCCGAAGAGGAGAGGAGGTCACAAag GGTACATATCTGGCAAAATGGTATGGCTCGAAAGTGTTTGTTAAGATACTTGACAAAGACAGCTTCTCGGATGCTGATAGCAT AAATGCGTTCAAACACGAGCTTACCTTACTTGAGAAAGCACGACATCCCAATTTGGTCCAATTTGTTGGAGCTGTCACACAAAATGTCCCGATGATGATTGTTTCAGAGTACCATCAAAAG GGTGATTTAGCCAGTTATCTTGAGATGAAAGGTCGCTTGAAGCCTCACAAAGCTATAAGATTTGCTCTTGAAATTGCGAG GGGACTGAATTATCTCCATGAGTGCAAGCCTGACCCAATCATTCACGGACATTTGTCACCAAA AAACATCGTTCGGGACGATGAAGGACAGCTTAAGGTGGCTGGGTTTGGATCACTGAGTTTGACTAAAGTTTCTGAAGACAAAGTACAAATGGTTCAGCCAGTTACAAAACTAGACA ATGTATACATCGCTCCTGAGGTCTACAAAAATGAACCATTTGACAGAAGTGCAGATGTATTTGCATTTGGTCTCATTCTTTACGAG ATGATTGAAGGAACCCCTGCTTTTCACCcaaagccacaagaggaagcagCTAAGATGATTTGTTTAGAGGGGCTGAGACCACCATTCAAGAATAAACCAAAATACTACCCCAGTGATGTGAAAGA GCTGATACAAGAATGCTGGGATACGACGCCTTCCGTCAGGCCAACATTCGCGGAGATAATTGTGCGCCTGAACAAGATACACGCGAGCTGTGCTAAGCAGGGTCGCTGGAGAGACACCTTCAAGCTTCCATG GAAACAAACTGGAGACAGATAG